The proteins below are encoded in one region of Triticum aestivum cultivar Chinese Spring chromosome 1B, IWGSC CS RefSeq v2.1, whole genome shotgun sequence:
- the LOC123081446 gene encoding wall-associated receptor kinase 3-like, with protein MTWMTNGQQLTATWKDFMDLLQVPDAGLDTPVGVHPHANPESANKNKLQPFFVEKTLPSIAAMIVVSVLMVMVHQLLKFKRFYEKNGGPVLKGVKNIRIYTRKQMKQMTNNYKRVIGEGHFGKVYLGTLKDKQQVAIKKSIKVNKHMKKEFTDEVIIQSAMRHKNIVMLIGCCLELDVPMLVYEFAARGSLYDVLFKCRDRILVGTRLRIAIGSAKGLTYMHSAGEGTIRHGDVKSANIVLDKKFTPKVSDFGTSKLLARGKAEMTEHVIGDMSYINPIYMEQGIVTQKSDVYGFGVVLIELITRRPATYDAERSYVANFVEACLAKRARNFIDNNITSEADIDLLEMVSRVTVDCLKPNPGERQDMKQVENRLLEIVAHSVDHSQERNYEGDLSPAPDDVALLKAFGE; from the exons atgacctggatgaccaatgggcaACAGTTGACTGCTacatggaaggacttcatggatttgcttcagGTTCCTGATGCGGGGCTCGACACGCCCGTTGGTGTTCACCCTCATGCCAACCCTgagtcagccaacaagaacaagcttcaaccctTCTTTGTTGAGAAGACGCTTCCCA GCATCGCTGCCATGATTGTTGTGTCTGTCCTTATGGTTATGGTCCATCAACTCCTGAAATTCAAAAGGTTCTATGAGAAAAATGGTGGTCCAGTTCTAAAAGGTGTAAAGAATATAAGGATCTATACAAGGAAACAAATGAAACAAATGACAAATAACTACAAGCGTGTAATTGGAGAGGGACACTTTGGTAAGGTTTATCTGGGGACTCTCAAGGACAAACAACAGGTGGCTATAAAGAAATCCATCAAGGTTAACAAGCACATGAAAAAGGAGTTCACCGATGAGGTTATAATCCAATCTGCGATGAGGCACAAGAACATTGTCATGCTCATAGGCTGCTGCTTGGAGCTGGATGTTCCCATGTTGGTGTATGAGTTTGCAGCGAGAGGGAGTCTGTATGATGTTCTCTTCAAGTGCAGAGATAGGATTCTGGTAGGCACACGATTGCGGATTGCCATTGGGTCAGCCAAAGGCTTAACATACATGCATTCAGCAGGGGAGGGTACAATCCGTCATGGTGACGTGAAATCTGCCAACATCGTTCTCGATAAAAAGTTCACCCCAAAGGTTTCAGACTTTGGGACATCAAAGCTACTCGCGAGAGGAAAAGCTGAGATGACAGAACATGTCATTGGGGACATGAGCTACATAAATCCGATATATATGGAGCAAGGGATTGTTACACAGAAGAGCGATGTCTATGGTTTCGGAGTTGTCCTCATAGAACTTATCACAAGGAGGCCTGCAACATATGATGCTGAGAGGAGCTATGTTGCAAACTTTGTTGAAGCTTGTCTAGCAAAAAGAGCAAGAAACTTTATTGATAACAATATTACAAGCGAGGCGGATATCGATCTCTTGGAAATGGTCAGCAGGGTCACCGTGGATTGTCTGAAGCCCAATCCAGGAGAACGACAAGACATGAAACAAGTAGAGAACCGCCTCCTCGAGATTGTTGCACATTCTGTGGACCATAGTCAGGAGAGGAACTACGAGGGAGATCTTAGTCCGGCACCGGATGATGTTGCTTTGCTTAAAGCCTTCGGAGAATGA
- the LOC123145071 gene encoding formin-like protein 14 — protein sequence MPPPTPPLLLFLLILLSLAAAHAHPTRRLLQNQPTTIPAPPPPHRHHRHTPPVSGPPSPPQPAPQPLPPPPPRARHHRTPPXPASAPPPNSNPNPAPSPPTPRFSSTSTTPVSEYPFTNYPFFPSFSPPPPPPSTADQQAQPSADGDASRTFPANISTLVAPNAGSSSNQGQGGNSRGIPVLQALLLAFLSLCLLLLSALLSLHLFRRLRRHPSGHRRAANGAASSTTTTARRDAELDEEEDGDEEGRRLKPPPMPTSSSNPSTEFLYLGTLATPPPGTAPPPSQPRPGSPELRPLPPLPRVGPPSGEFGSRSSASDPSTVPRVGPPSGEFGSRSSASDPSTVPRAAAGDASSSSLSPSSPSASSPTLGSSPVHIRPPSIPQPRGRAPKRRPPPPPPPAQSWNPFVPVPPAQAAPPSDDDGDSSSTIAAAMHKSRPLHSDKLNPGSLHMKDEMIQLYLNNSAAAAASAAREVCLLGAPRCHGIGTVLGALGFSEEQVRDALLEGNAHGLGLEALRMLARLVLTNEEELKLRYYKDDPPAKLCAVDAFLKTILDVPFAFKRVDAMLYVSSFYLEVNQLRMSYATLEAACEELRSSRLFHKVLGAVLNFGNMMSINTGSPNSHALEPNTVLKIVDVKGADGKAALLQFVVQEIMKPEGHNNLNPACKTDAYDVDCRKHGLQVVSKLAAELTSTKKAASVDMTGLSRSVSELGVGLGKVHDVLRLNGMAASAESARRFHNAMSAFLRQAEEEIVRLQGQESVCLSSVREMAEYFHGGDEVGDGEARLFRVFAGVREFVAMLDRICREAGEVQGDRVGSTPVSWVAPMGTTP from the exons ATGCCGCCGCCCACGCccccactcctcctcttcctcctcatcctcctctcgctcgccgccgcccacgcccaccCAACCCGCCGGCTCCTCCAGAACCAGCCCACCACCATccccgctccaccaccaccgcaccgCCACCACCGTCACACCCCGCCGGTGTCGGGCCCTCCCTCCCCTCCGCAACCAGCACCACAGCCCCTCCCTCCGCCCCCACCTCGCGCAAGGCACCACCGCACGCCGCC NNNNCCCGCATCAGCGCCGCCCCCGAACTCGAACCCGAatcccgccccgtcgccgccgacgccgaggTTCTCCTCGACCTCCACCACGCCGGTGAGCGAGTACCCCTTCACCAACTACCCCTTCTTCCCCTCCttctccccgccgccgcctccaccctcCACCGCAGACCAGCAGGCCCAGCCCTCGGCAGACGGCGACGCGTCCCGAACCTTCCCGGCCAACATCTCCACCCTGGTGGCCCCCAACGCCGGCAGCAGCAGTAACCAGGGGCAGGGCGGGAACTCCCGCGGCATCCCGGTGCTGCAGGCGCTGCTGCTCGCCTTCCTCTCCCTCTGCCTGCTGCTCCTCTCCGCGCTCCTCTCGCTCCACCTCTTCCGCCGCCTCCGCAGGCAcccctccggccaccgccgcgccgccaacGGGGCGGCCTCCTCCACCACTACAACGGCGCGGCGGGACGCCGagctggacgaggaggaggacggcgacgaggaggGGCGCAGGCTCAAGCCGCCGCCGatgcccacctcctcctccaaccCCAGCACCGAGTTCCTCTACCTCGGCACGctcgccaccccgccgccgggGACTGCTCCGCCCCCCTCGCAACCCCGCCCCGGCTCGCCCGAGCTCCGCCCGCTCCCGCCGCTGCCCCGCGTCGGCCCGCCCTCCGGCGAGTTCGGCTCCCGCAGCTCCGCGTCCGACCCCAGCACCGTGCCCCGCGTCGGCCCGCCCTCCGGCGAGTTCGGCTCCCGCAGCTCCGCGTCCGACCCCAGCACCGTGCCCCGCGCGGCCGCCGGCGACGCCTCGTCCTcgtccctctccccttcctccccctcggcGTCCTCACCCACGCTCGGCTCCAGCCCCGTCCACATCCGCCCGCCGTCCATCCCGCAGCCCCGCGGCCGAGCCCCCAAacggaggccgccgccgcctccaccaccagctCAATCGTGGAACCCCTTCGTGCCCGTCCCGCCGGCACAAGCCGCTCCCCCCTCCGACGACGACGGCGACTCCTCCTCCACCATTGCCGCGGCGATGCACAAGTCCCGGCCGCTGCACTCCGACAAGCTCAACCCCGGATCTCTGCA CATGAAGGACGAGATGATCCAGCTCTACCTGAACaactccgccgccgcggccgcatCGGCGGCGAGGGAGGTGTGCCTGCTCGGTGCGCCGAGGTGCCACGGCATTGGCACGGTGCTGGGTGCACTGGGTTTCTCCGAGGAGCAAGTGCGTGATGCGCTCTTGGAAG GTAATGCACATGGTTTGGGATTGGAAGCCCTGCGGATGCTCGCTCGGTTGGTTCTCACCAATGAGGAGGAGCTTAAGCTCAGATATTACAAGGATGACCCACCTGCCAAGCTTTGCGCGGTCGATGCCTTTCTGAAGACGATACTGGATGTGCCGTTTGCATTCAAGCGAGTCGATGCTATGCTCTATGTTTCTAGCTTTTATCTGGAGGTCAATCAGCTGAGGATGTCCTACGCTACTCTCGAG GCAGCTTGCGAGGAGCTGAGGAGCAGCAGGCTATTCCACAAGGTTCTTGGGGCAGTCCTCAACTTTGGCAACATGATGAGCATCAACACAGGCTCTCCAAACTCACATGCCCTGGAGCCCAACACGGTCCTGAAGATAGTCGACGTCAAAGGCGCCGACGGCAAGGCGGCGCTCCTGCAGTTCGTCGTCCAGGAAATCATGAAACCCGAAGGCCACAACAATCTGAACCCGGCATGCAAGACGGACGCGTACGACGTCGACTGCAGGAAGCACGGCCTCCAGGTGGTCTCGAAGCTCGCCGCCGAGCTGACCAGCACCAAGAAGGCGGCGTCGGTCGACATGACGGGCCTCAGCCGGAGCGTGTCGGAGCTCGGCGTCGGCCTCGGGAAGGTCCATGACGTGCTGAGGCTGAACGGCATGGCGGCCTCGGCCGAGAGCGCCCGGCGGTTCCACAACGCGATGAGTGCGTTCCTGCGGCAGGCCGAGGAGGAGATCGTCAGGCTCCAGGGCCAGGAGAGCGTGTGCCTGTCGTCGGTGCGGGAGATGGCGGAGTACTTCCATGGCGGCGATGAGGTCGGCGACGGCGAGGCTCGCTTGTTCAGGGTCTTTGCGGGTGTCCGGGAGTTCGTGGCCATGCTCGACCGGATCTGCAGGGAGGCCGGGGAGGTCCAGGGCGACCGTGTCGGCTCGACGCCGGTGAGCTGGGTGGCTCCCATGGGGACGACGCCCTGA